A region from the Leguminivora glycinivorella isolate SPB_JAAS2020 chromosome 3, LegGlyc_1.1, whole genome shotgun sequence genome encodes:
- the LOC125242625 gene encoding uncharacterized protein LOC125242625: MDINNVLEGTRQYFMGLPKQAQAEGSGQPVWPAGAPPHEEGAPAQSGAPAPTSRPPSAAAAPPSTPAPVATAAPPRPPSEPLEPEPHIIHKATVMREAAEKRRELPEPEDEEEPMDALSPPTHIIRKPPQRTLPSPAPAPAAPCPSPARPPSAAPLQPQSTPEPHPEPSTGQYRSPLHRVQTPTARPVEHLAPGRPPDHYTASRPPEGYARYHYDSNMTDPSRGSHGPLVASPQPSAPPRHSSPQQTYARLSNAVPQHAATRLRETATHSPPATRYTLPAAQPPAPHPHNDRVPPIHHPQTLATGDRRSPQVYATLSRHESSHFARTPTHYERQHAIPPRKYDPQQSYPGYRQTQTSAQTVPSQRAEVFKEHYQVQYKPPPMDAMSAHYAPRPPAPHLHDSARLPTQRPVDYPSSNRTVDSRSSYLYQTPSTSSVRYQPAVPVPVAQNHQQTRTGHRHSAAPKPSYEYPTSNHVQSSTRPATKPGFTNQQARMTVSVTSLVNQMNQTKQKKESPLDLSVKTVKNSADSSTTVEDTIDSASLENKNLPLQPRQLSNSRHVPPQHVPPFGASHKVDFAPDFTQYRETNNNHSPAVAPGHPPVRYNGAHEAPRPIVEAYPPDPRHNRYHDRTKYSIPMAARPEYAIPRIDLTTTIPEERHLESRIRDDRHFVIEERKRPAGPIVSNIPEKIVRYETWTADSRISDRSSRSAREQHELASQPVYSYSAHKRYEAYPGDHKRPVTSSVYHEQRHVSHRYPYPPEILSRDVRDYHPQYAPDRNTSSRQVIQKIPNHRDMHVHPLDPHSGVPADKRVLSILRNSLETKHPEVTRPRPIPELIVIDDVDDSEVEITDLTKENDIDMVGKNVTLGKPNPNKINTPMGHQIQMPKAVDSMLKESEYQKVDPNILDPMSKSPENDVASRIRTKAELKVMPPSQDGLMKPELKLGVPIGNHENLKPTPKSQKQHLFNQIREDLRLESVIKSENPITSLIPDIKSEPMNIEEIEKDAVISIKTEKFLDTDSISESNIPEDLDWASACDNFMEQLKTGCHKKKPRRKRTETMEQETPAIGEKPTTANTTPEITTSEPTPNIIIKQEPIDADEMENQIIADTTNDLTHPIHSTSTPKPLSQNKVDTNKVPAIRESIVNKQESEDSNGVQKPSSLKEPIEKQNSRKDNLSKSSVIKDINKSDKTKNNKKHKDGDKLTRSPLKRKSMSDKSESSTSTSTTPMKNVTKQKEPIKTVIKEESESTDDDEPLIKSKIIKEKERNERLKYAMLKDMSVYVKLECCDVDVSKFTKKNTDTTVNDKEEKPTKGKLVRKNSRLKGKSLSTDNTKNDKSKDDTSSESDDEDLTVASRLRVRKTIKTEDSKTTPVNNKTPLKSSPTKKQDNNVSSSASSTPARKAGFGDGSDFHPGWEEELYRYKRSLRMPSRLIAIPRGRSGGPFVKGTNTLFSRGSTSLPDLDPAPLSPAPSSAPSAATDDLYARRPDKSTLDSDLDSNSSCSVVHNNRLHSDSEASTSTGFSTKIKKKGSSIVDVLMEKYGRKDDKKKSKDKEDKLNNTPKIIPKSTNPTELLPTPSLGLMKSGTRGILSAKKEKLMEDIYYLGAFRKETVSQFRNAFINNTDGLMGATEEFAPVVLKSRTRTESRVIKQRATIKEVFGDERPASAPPSSCRDEEDDEIEMEKPVEIKKEPETKAKMKPKKIMKDKMNRRSSSIRDGLRSTKSLKRNDAKGRLMRLKKRNNLIKSLANKRVKDISTPKIKKEKSPSPDEKDEKDTSKEEATSPGTTEGSSKRRLKRLFGRRKFSSGFDYIRKKKKIIRRDDTIKQARRPAAKPSPESVHDIQKEIKGWFINKSIGESHLHRAARLGYTDCVAYCLEKLGAEPTAKDNAGFTPLHVAAAKGHVRIARLLLQYGANVSAAAQGGIRPLHEACENSRIEVIRLLLSYGADPLLGTYAGQTPEELAEGPAAKLLRLHIADVQGTATEPWVFPPPTAIIDKEELGCDALASPPPSSPPPPPDATIEIQCTEAPLPPFYSLRPAPGQQSDGLWCLLQDITNLLQIKSKDSLLKQIHCGSGSPKELLREIRTQEFLERAQCHQLLCAGEKVNVRASKVALIRVTDKLRQLLKVETVLVS; encoded by the exons ATGGACATCAATAATGTACTGGAAGGGACTCGCCAGTACTTCATGGGTCTCCCTAAGCAAGCACAGGCGGAAGGCAGCGGACAACCCGTGTGGCCCGCGGGCGCGCCGCCTCACGAGGAGGGCGCTCCGGCCCAGTCCGGCGCCCCCGCACCGACCTCGCGCCCGCCGTCCGCCGCGGCCGCACCGCCTTCTACACCTGCGCCTGTCGCCACCGCGGCACCACCGCGGCCACCTTCTGAGCCCCTGGAGCCGGAGCCCCACATAATACATAAGGCCACAGTGATGAGGGAGGCGGCTGAGAAGAGGCGCGAGCTGCCGGAGCCAGAGGACGAAGAGGAGCCGATGGACGCGCTCTCACCTCCGACACACATTATTCGTAAGCCGCCGCAGCGCACCCTGCCGTCTCCCGCGCCTGCACCGGCGGCGCCGTGTCCGTCTCCCGCGCGGCCTCCATCGGCCGCCCCGCTGCAGCCTCAGTCGACGCCCGAGCCACATCCCGAGCCCAGCACGGGGCAGTATCGTTCGCCTTTACACCGCGTCCAGACACCGACGGCACGACCCGTAGAACATTTAGCCCCCGGCCGCCCACCGGATCATTATACGGCGTCTCGTCCACCTGAAGGTTACGCACGGTACCACTATGATTCAAACATGACAGATCCTAGTAGAGGTTCCCACGGGCCGTTGGTAGCGTCGCCTCAACCATCTGCGCCGCCGCGTCATAGCAGTCCTCAGCAAACCTATGCGAGGTTGTCCAATGCGGTGCCGCAACATGCGGCTACACGGCTGCGGGAGACTGCCACGCATAGTCCACCGGCTACGCGCTACACGCTGCCGGCCGCGCAGCCCCCGGCACCGCATCCTCACAACGACCGGGTACCGCCCATACACCACCCGCAAACGCTGGCAACCGGTGACAGACGGTCGCCACAAGTTTACGCAACGCTGTCGCGTCATGAGTCTTCACATTTTGCTCGAACGCCAACGCATTACGAGCGGCAGCATGCTATTCCTCCAAGAAAATACGATCCCCAACAATCTTATCCTGGGTATCGACAAACACAGACCTCAGCACAAACCGTGCCGAGTCAGCGAGCAGAAGTGTTTAAAGAACATTATCAAGTTCAATATAAGCCTCCCCCAATGGATGCTATGAGTGCGCACTACGCCCCGAGGCCGCCAGCACCGCACCTTCATGACTCGGCGCGTCTACCAACACAACGGCCTGTAGATTATCCTAGCAGCAACCGAACGGTTGACTCAAGAAGTAGTTACCTGTACCAGACTCCATCAACTTCTTCAGTGCGGTATCAACCGGCGGTGCCGGTGCCCGTAGCTCAAAATCACCAACAGACAAGAACTGGTCACCGACATTCAGCGGCACCTAAACCTTCATATGAATATCCGACGTCGAATCATGTCCAATCAAGTACTCGACCAGCAACAAAGCCTGGATTCACGAACCAACAGGCGCGTATGACTGTATCAGTGACGTCGCTAGTCAACCAAATGAAtcaaacaaaacagaaaaaaGAGTCTCCTTTAGATTTATCCGTAAAAACTGTAAAGAATTCAGCAGATTCTTCCACTACCGTTGAGGATACCATCGACTCAGCGTCGCTTGAGAATAAGAACTTGCCTTTGCAGCCGCGGCAATTGTCTAATAGTAGACATGTTCCTCCCCAACACGTGCCACCTTTTGGTGCGTCGCACAAAGTCGACTTTGCGCCTGACTTTACTCAATACAGAGAAACTAACAACAACCACAGCCCCGCCGTAGCTCCTGGTCATCCACCGGTACGGTACAATGGTGCACACGAAGCACCTCGGCCCATCGTAGAAGCTTATCCGCCAGATCCCCGTCACAATAGGTATCACGATCGCACTAAATATAGTATTCCGATGGCTGCTCGACCTGAATACGCAATACCTCGCATAGATCTCACCACAACAATTCCTGAAGAACGTCATCTTGAGAGTAGAATCCGTGATGACCGGCACTTTGTTATTGAGGAAAGGAAGCGGCCAGCTGGACCCATTGTTAGCAACATTCCGGAGAAGATTGTTAGGTATGAGACTTGGACGGCCGACAGTCGGATATCAGACAGGTCTAGTCGCTCGGCGCGGGAACAACATGAGCTAGCTAGCCAACCTGTCTATAGTTACAGTGCTCATAAACGTTACGAGGCTTATCCGGGTGATCACAAACGACCAGTCACGTCAAGTGTTTATCATGAACAACGTCATGTAAGCCACAGGTATCCCTATCCACCTGAGATTCTCAGCAGAGATGTAAGAGACTATCATCCACAGTATGCTCCAGACAGAAATACGTCAAGCCGCCAGGTTATACAAAAAATTCCGAACCATAGAGATATGCACGTCCATCCATTAGATCCTCATAGCGGCGTACCAGCGGACAAGAgagttttaagtattttaagaAATAGTCTGGAAACGAAACATCCGGAAGTCACAAGACCGAGACCAATACCAGAACTTATAGTCATAGACGATGTTGATGACTCTGAGGTTGAAATAACAGATTTAACAAAAGAAAACGATATAGACATGGTAGGCAAAAATGTTACTTTAGGCAAACCTAAccctaacaaaataaatacaccTATGGGACATCAAATACAAATGCCTAAAGCCGTAGACTCTATGTTAAAAGAATCGGAATATCAAAAAGTGGATCCAAATATTTTAGACCCAATGAGTAAATCTCCAGAAAATGATGTAGCTTCAAGGATAAGAACGAAGGCAGAATTAAAAGTTATGCCTCCATCTCAAGATGGTCTTATGAAACCGGAATTAAAACTTGGTGTACCAATAGGAAATCATGAAAATCTAAAGCCCACTCCAAAATCACAAAAACAACATCTTTTCAATCAAATACGAGAAGATCTCAGGCTGGAATCTGTTATAAAGAGTGAAAACCCAATCACATCGTTAATACCAGATATAAAATCCGAGCCGATGAATATAGAGGAGATAGAAAAAGATGCAGTGATATCAATTAAAACTGAAAAATTTTTAGACACCGACTCTATTTCTGAAAGTAATATCCCAGAAGATTTAGACTGGGCAAGCGCTTGTGATAACTTTATGGAACAATTGAAAACAGGGTGTCACAAAAAGAAGCCGCGTAGGAAACGCACTGAAACGATGGAACAAGAAACTCCAGCTATCGGGGAGAAACCCACAACTGCAAATACTACACCTGAAATAACTACTAGCGAACCCACTcccaatattataattaaacaagAGCCCATAGACGCGGATGAAATGGAAAACCAAATAATAGCTGATACTACAAATGATCTAACACACCCTATCCATAGTACATCTACACCCAAACCTCTATCCCAAAACAAAGTAGACACAAACAAAGTGCCAGCTATTCGAGAATCTATTGTAAACAAACAGGAGAGTGAAGATAGTAACGGAGTCCAAAAACCTAGTAGTTTAAAAGAACCAATCGAAAAACAAAATTCAAGAAAGGATAATTTATCAAAATCGTCAGTTATAAAAGATATTAATAAGAGTGATAAAACTAAGaacaacaaaaaacataaagatGGTGATAAACTGACAAGGTCGCCCTTAAAGCGTAAATCAATGTCAGATAAAAGTGAATCGTCGACATCTACAAGCACTACACCTATGAAGAacgtaacaaaacaaaaagaacCAATAAAAACCGTCATAAAAGAAGAATCTGAGTCTACTGACGATGACGAACCACTAATTAAAAGCAAgataataaaagaaaaagaaCGTAATGAGCGCCTTAAATATGCTATGCTTAAAGATATGTCAGTATATGTTAAATTAGAATGCTGTGATGTAGATGTTAgtaaatttacaaaaaagaaCACTGACACAACCGTAAACGATAAAGAAGAAAAGCCGACTAAAGGAAAATTAGTTCGGAAAAATTCAAGATTAAAAGGGAAATCGTTATCTACAGATAACACCAAAAATGATAAAAGTAAAGATGATACAAGCTCTGAAAGTGACGATGAAGACCTAACCGTCGCTAGTAGGCTGAGAGTACGTAAAACTATTAAGACAGAAGATTCGAAAACCACGCCTGTTAACAATAAGACTCCACTGAAATCGTCTCCCACCAAAAAACAAGATAATAATGTGAGCAGCAGCGCTAGTTCTACTCCAGCTCGAAAGGCAGGTTTTGGAGATGGCTCCGATTTTCATCCCGGATGGGAAGAAGAGTTGTATAGATACAAGCGCTCACTTCGCATGCCAAGCAGACTTATTGCTATACCTCGAGGACGCTCGGGTGGACCTTTTGTTAAAGGCACGAATACGTTATTTTCAAGGGGATCTACCTCCTTGCCTGACTTAGACCCAGCTCCGCTTTCCCCAGCTCCGTCTTCAGCCCCCTCTGCAGCAACAGATGATTTGTACGCCAGACGTCCTGATAAATCAACCCTAGACAGTGATCTCGATTCTAATTCTAGTTGCTCAGTTGTTCACAACAATAGACTGCATTCTGATTCTGAAGCTTCCACATCTACTGGGTTCTCAACGAAAATAAAGAAGAAGGGAAGTTCTATAGTAGACGTTCTCATGGAAAAGTATGGCAGAAAAGATGACAAGAAAAAATCGAAAGATAAAGAAGATAAACTTAATAATACACCTAAAATCATTCCGAAAAGTACCAACCCCACTGAATTACTACCGACACCTAGCTTAGGTCTCATGAAAAGCGGTACAAGAGGAATATTGAGTGCTAAGAAAGAGAAATTGATGGAAGACATATATTATTTGGGTGCATTTAGGAAAGAAACTGTATCACAATTTAGAAATGCTTTTATTAATAACACAGATGGTCTTATGGGTGCTACAGAAGAATTCGCTCCTGTTGTATTAAAGTCTAGAACAAGAACAGAAAGTAGAGTTATTAAGCAACGAGCAACGATCAAAGAAGTGTTTGGAGACGAAAGGCCAGCATCGGCGCCACCGTCTTCCTGTAGAGACGAGGAAGACGATGAAATTGAAATGGAAAAACCAGTTGAAATTAAGAAAGAACCTGAAACTAAGGCTAAGATGAAGCCTAAGAAGATCATGAAGGACAAAATGAACCGCAGATCTAGTTCCATACGAGATGGACTTAGGAGTACAAAGTCACTGAAAAGAAACGACGCTAAAGGGCGCCTCATGCGCTTGAAGAAAAGAAACAATTTGATTAAATCTTTAGCAAATAAGAGGGTCAAAGATATTTCTACTCCAAagatcaaaaaagaaaaaagtccATCTCCAGACGAAAAAGATGAAAAGGATACCTCAAAAGAAGAGGCCACTTCTCCGGGCACAACAGAAGGAAGTAGTAAACGGCGGTTGAAACGTTTGTTTGGAAGGAGAAAGTTCAGTTCTGGGTTTGATTACATCCGCAAAAAGAAGAAAATCATTCGAAGAGACGATACGATCAAACAAGCGCGCCGGCCAGCGGCGAAGCCTAGTCCTGAGTCAGTCCACGACATCCAGAAAGAGATTAAAGGCTGGTTCATTAACAAGAGCATCGGAGAATCACATCTTCACCGCGCAGCCAGATTGGGATATACG GACTGCGTGGCGTACTGTCTCGAGAAGCTTGGGGCGGAGCCGACCGCTAAAGACAACGCGGGCTTCACGCCTTTACATGTGGCTGCGGCGAAGGGTCATGTACGGATCGCCAGGCTGCTGTTGCAATACGGGGCTAACGTCTCCGCTGCTGCGCAGGGAGGTATAAG aCCTTTACACGAGGCATGCGAGAACAGCCGCATAGAAGTAATCCGCCTACTACTTTCTTACGGAGCGGACCCCTTGCTCGGCACTTATGCTGGGCAAACACCTGAAGAGCTCGCGGAGGGACCGGCGGCCAAGCTCCTGCGACTGCATATCGCGGACGTGCAGGGCACGGCCACGGAGCCGTGGGTGTTTCCGCCCCCGACGGCTATTATAG acAAGGAAGAACTCGGATGTGACGCGCTTGCCTCCCCGCCGCCTTCGTCGCCTCCGCCGCCCCCGGACGCCACCATCGAGATACAATGCACGGAGGCGCCGCTACCCCCGTTCTACAGTCTGCGGCCCGCGCCCGGCCAGCAGTCGGACGGGCTGTGGTGCCTGCTGCAGGACATCACCAACTTATTACAG ATAAAATCAAAAGACAGCCTGCTGAAGCAGATCCACTGCGGCTCAGGATCGCCAAAGGAACTGCTTCGCGAGATCAGAACCCAGGAGTTCCTCGAACGGGCACAGTGCCACCAGCTGCTTTGCGCGGGCGAGAAGGTCAACGTGCGGGCCAGCAAGGTGGCCCTCATCCGGGTCACCGACAAGCTGCGACAGCTGCTCAAGGTCGAGACTGTCCTGGTTAGCTGA